One stretch of Comamonas testosteroni DNA includes these proteins:
- a CDS encoding branched-chain amino acid ABC transporter permease, which yields MSSIAKTSMNSSAADKARTQGHYRFKPLNIGRVLIWGLFALALIVAPLIFTSSLALTMLSQIGYLIIICLSYNILLGQGGMLSFGHAVYTGLGSFLAIHAMNKAAAGEMAIPLVLIPVVGGLAGMFFAALFGYVTTKKSGTTFAMITLGLGELVASMALMFPEFFGGEGGITTDRVYSKFFGLDFGSGLQVYYLIAVYCFVCTAAMFAFTGTPLGRMLNAVRDNPERVEFVGYNTQRVRYFAFIIAGFFAGIGGGLTAINFEIITAMDSVSVVRSGGYLLFTFLGGATFFFGPIIGAVLLVLASVLLSELTKAWLLYLGLVFLLMVMYAPGGVASLIMMNLRVAKFGHFKRLLMPYLGILAAGIVTVIGAASLIEMIYHMQLNAALGPKVPFMGAELDTGAAATWTVAIVVFVVGLGLLEGVRRLTARRWGRIQEAIEESIKKGEG from the coding sequence ATGTCTTCGATTGCAAAAACATCCATGAATTCTTCTGCTGCCGACAAGGCTCGGACCCAGGGACATTACCGCTTCAAGCCCTTGAACATAGGGCGAGTTCTGATCTGGGGCCTGTTTGCGCTGGCGCTCATCGTGGCACCGCTGATCTTCACCAGCTCGCTGGCTCTGACCATGCTCAGCCAGATCGGCTATCTGATCATCATCTGCCTGTCCTACAACATCCTGCTGGGGCAGGGCGGCATGCTGAGCTTCGGGCATGCGGTCTATACCGGCCTGGGCTCGTTCCTGGCCATCCATGCCATGAACAAGGCCGCTGCAGGCGAGATGGCCATTCCGCTGGTGCTGATTCCCGTTGTGGGCGGCCTGGCGGGCATGTTCTTCGCCGCGCTCTTCGGCTATGTGACGACCAAGAAATCCGGCACCACCTTTGCCATGATCACCTTGGGACTGGGAGAGCTGGTGGCGTCCATGGCGCTGATGTTTCCAGAGTTCTTCGGCGGCGAGGGCGGCATCACCACGGACCGGGTCTACAGCAAGTTCTTCGGGCTGGATTTCGGCTCGGGCCTGCAGGTGTACTACCTGATTGCCGTGTATTGCTTTGTCTGCACGGCTGCCATGTTTGCCTTCACCGGCACGCCGCTGGGACGCATGCTGAACGCCGTGCGCGACAACCCGGAGCGCGTGGAATTCGTGGGCTACAACACCCAGCGCGTGCGCTACTTCGCCTTCATCATTGCAGGCTTTTTTGCGGGCATCGGCGGCGGGCTGACGGCCATCAATTTCGAGATCATCACGGCCATGGACAGTGTCAGCGTGGTGCGCTCGGGCGGCTATCTGCTGTTCACCTTCCTGGGCGGCGCCACCTTCTTCTTCGGCCCCATCATCGGTGCCGTGCTGCTGGTGCTGGCATCGGTGCTGCTGTCCGAGCTGACCAAGGCCTGGCTGCTGTATCTGGGCCTGGTGTTCCTGCTCATGGTCATGTATGCCCCCGGCGGTGTGGCCAGCCTGATCATGATGAATCTGCGCGTCGCCAAGTTCGGCCATTTCAAGCGCCTGCTCATGCCCTATCTGGGCATTCTGGCGGCGGGCATCGTGACAGTGATTGGTGCCGCGTCGCTGATCGAGATGATCTATCACATGCAGCTCAATGCGGCCCTGGGCCCCAAGGTGCCGTTCATGGGAGCCGAGCTGGACACCGGTGCTGCTGCCACCTGGACCGTGGCGATCGTGGTGTTCGTGGTGGGCCTGGGCCTGCTGGAGGGCGTGCGCCGACTGACGGCCCGTCGCTGGGGTCGCATACAGGAAGCGATCGAAGAAAGCATCAAGAAAGGGGAGGGCTGA
- a CDS encoding ABC transporter ATP-binding protein gives MSSIAIHQPAAQAVQQSSHALELRDLRKSFGKTEIIRGANLAVNAGERVAIIGPNGAGKSTLFNLISGRFEPSSGEVLLHGQRINGKKPFEINRMGLSRSFQITNIFPKLSVFENLRCSVLWSLGYRYSFWRFLSNLHDANERADELMEMIGLHRKRDTLAVNLTYAEQRALEIGITIGGGASVILLDEPTAGMSNSETAHFIQLIKKVTEGKTLLTVEHDMGVVFGLADKIAVVVYGEVIAYDTPEAVRANARVQEAYLGSSVADQQAGAH, from the coding sequence ATGTCCAGCATCGCCATCCATCAACCGGCTGCGCAAGCGGTGCAGCAGTCCTCTCATGCGCTGGAGCTGCGCGATCTGCGCAAGAGCTTCGGCAAGACCGAAATCATTCGCGGCGCCAACCTGGCGGTCAATGCCGGCGAGCGTGTCGCCATCATCGGCCCCAACGGTGCAGGCAAGAGCACGCTGTTCAATCTGATCAGCGGCCGTTTCGAGCCCAGCAGCGGCGAGGTGCTGCTGCACGGCCAGCGCATCAACGGCAAGAAGCCGTTCGAGATCAACCGCATGGGGCTGTCGCGCAGCTTCCAGATCACGAACATCTTTCCCAAGCTTTCGGTGTTTGAAAACCTGCGCTGCAGCGTGCTCTGGAGTCTGGGCTACCGCTACAGCTTCTGGCGCTTTCTCTCCAATCTGCATGACGCCAACGAACGCGCCGACGAGCTGATGGAGATGATCGGTCTGCACCGCAAGCGCGACACGCTGGCGGTGAACCTGACCTATGCCGAGCAGCGCGCGCTGGAGATCGGCATCACCATCGGCGGCGGTGCCAGCGTCATCTTGCTGGACGAACCCACGGCAGGCATGAGCAACAGCGAAACCGCACATTTCATCCAGCTGATCAAGAAGGTCACTGAAGGCAAGACGCTGCTGACCGTGGAGCACGACATGGGGGTGGTCTTCGGACTCGCGGACAAGATTGCCGTGGTGGTCTATGGCGAGGTCATCGCCTATGACACTCCCGAAGCCGTGCGTGCCAACGCCAGAGTGCAAGAAGCATATCTGGGATCTTCCGTCGCAGACCAACAGGCAGGAGCGCATTGA
- a CDS encoding branched-chain amino acid ABC transporter permease: MTPEFFTISMLNGVSYGLLLFMLSSGLTLIFSMMGVLNFAHTSFYMLGAYFAYTLSGVIGFWPALFLCPLLVGVLGALFERHSLRRVHKYGHVPELLVTFGLSYLILEVVQLVWGRGTVPYALPSALQGPLFTLYGTQFPKSRSFVMLVALLMLVAVWLLLTRTRIGLVIQAALKNPEMVEALGHNVPRVFMLVFGGGCALAGLAGVIGGNTYVTEPAMAASVGSIIFVVVVVGGMGSLAGAFVASLLIGVVQTFAVALDWSLAGLFASMGHQVNESTFGWPVLRLTLSQVAPILPYLFLVLILIFRPRGLLGTRGD, encoded by the coding sequence ATGACGCCTGAATTTTTCACCATATCCATGCTCAACGGCGTGAGCTACGGGCTGCTGCTCTTCATGCTCAGCTCGGGCCTGACGCTGATCTTCAGCATGATGGGCGTGCTTAATTTCGCTCACACCAGTTTCTACATGCTGGGTGCGTACTTCGCATACACGCTCAGCGGCGTCATCGGGTTCTGGCCCGCGCTCTTTCTCTGCCCCTTGCTGGTGGGCGTGCTGGGGGCGCTGTTCGAGCGCCACAGCCTGCGCCGCGTGCACAAATATGGCCATGTGCCCGAGTTGCTGGTGACTTTTGGCCTGTCCTATCTGATTCTTGAGGTGGTGCAACTGGTCTGGGGGCGCGGCACCGTGCCTTATGCGCTGCCATCGGCGCTGCAGGGGCCGCTTTTCACCTTGTATGGCACACAGTTCCCCAAGTCGCGCTCCTTTGTGATGCTGGTGGCGCTGCTGATGCTGGTGGCTGTCTGGTTGCTGCTGACGCGCACACGCATCGGTCTGGTGATTCAGGCCGCGCTCAAGAACCCCGAGATGGTGGAGGCGCTGGGCCACAACGTGCCGCGCGTGTTCATGCTGGTGTTCGGCGGCGGCTGCGCGCTGGCCGGGCTGGCCGGAGTGATCGGCGGCAACACCTATGTGACCGAGCCCGCCATGGCGGCCTCCGTCGGCTCCATCATTTTCGTCGTGGTGGTGGTCGGCGGCATGGGTTCGCTGGCCGGGGCTTTCGTTGCCTCGCTGCTGATCGGCGTGGTGCAGACCTTTGCCGTGGCACTGGACTGGTCTCTGGCCGGCCTGTTCGCCTCCATGGGTCATCAGGTCAATGAGTCCACCTTCGGCTGGCCCGTGTTGCGGCTGACACTGTCGCAGGTTGCGCCGATTCTGCCTTACCTGTTCCTGGTGCTGATTCTGATTTTCCGCCCCAGGGGCTTGCTGGGTACCAGAGGGGATTGA
- a CDS encoding branched-chain amino acid ABC transporter substrate-binding protein, whose amino-acid sequence MKFAIKALTASVILACAGSAMAQKGETVKVAWIDPLSGLMAALGSNQLKSLQYVAEELNKSNASGVKFEIIGIDNKLSPQETTAALRSAMDQGVRYVFQGNGSGPALAIMDALEKHNARNKGKEVVFLNYAAVDPDLTNSKCSYWHFRLDADTSMKMEALTTYMKDVPEIKKVYLINQNYSHGQQVSKYAKEMLKRKRPDVEIVGDDFSPLAQVRDFAPYVAKIKQSGADTVITGNWGSDLALLIKAANDAGLNNVKFYTYYAIATGAPTAMGAAAAGKVYMVGYGHLNMPGAMDKIVKGFKAKVNEDMYTGTVYTGLNMLDQAFAKAKTTDPVKVAATMEGMKFQNYNGEVEMRKSDHQLQQGLYIARWEKAGGKYPMDSENTGYTFAPVKYFEPYVASTPTSCQMKRPS is encoded by the coding sequence ATGAAGTTTGCAATCAAGGCTTTGACAGCATCGGTGATCCTGGCGTGCGCGGGGAGTGCAATGGCGCAGAAGGGTGAGACCGTCAAGGTCGCCTGGATTGACCCGCTCTCGGGCCTGATGGCAGCGCTGGGATCCAATCAGCTCAAAAGCCTGCAGTACGTGGCCGAGGAACTCAACAAGAGCAATGCTTCGGGGGTGAAGTTCGAGATCATCGGCATCGACAACAAGCTCAGTCCGCAGGAGACCACGGCCGCGCTGCGTTCGGCCATGGACCAGGGCGTGCGCTATGTGTTCCAGGGTAATGGCTCGGGCCCGGCGCTGGCCATCATGGATGCGCTGGAAAAGCACAATGCGCGCAACAAGGGCAAGGAGGTCGTGTTCCTCAACTATGCGGCCGTGGACCCTGATCTGACCAACAGCAAGTGCAGTTACTGGCATTTCCGCCTCGATGCCGATACCTCCATGAAGATGGAGGCCTTGACCACCTATATGAAGGACGTGCCTGAGATCAAGAAGGTCTATCTGATCAACCAGAACTACTCGCATGGCCAGCAGGTGTCCAAGTACGCCAAGGAGATGCTCAAGCGCAAGCGCCCCGATGTGGAGATCGTGGGTGATGACTTCTCGCCATTGGCTCAGGTACGTGATTTTGCGCCCTATGTGGCCAAGATCAAGCAGTCGGGCGCCGACACGGTGATCACGGGCAACTGGGGTTCGGACCTGGCGCTGCTGATCAAGGCTGCCAACGATGCGGGCCTGAACAACGTCAAGTTCTACACCTATTACGCCATTGCCACGGGCGCGCCCACGGCCATGGGCGCAGCGGCGGCAGGCAAGGTCTATATGGTGGGCTATGGTCACCTGAACATGCCTGGTGCCATGGACAAGATCGTCAAGGGCTTCAAGGCCAAGGTCAACGAGGACATGTACACCGGCACCGTGTACACGGGGCTGAACATGCTCGACCAGGCTTTTGCCAAAGCCAAGACCACCGACCCGGTCAAGGTCGCCGCGACCATGGAGGGCATGAAGTTCCAGAACTACAACGGCGAGGTCGAGATGCGCAAGAGCGATCACCAGTTGCAGCAGGGCCTGTACATCGCGCGCTGGGAGAAGGCCGGCGGCAAATACCCCATGGACTCCGAGAACACGGGCTATACCTTTGCACCTGTGAAGTACTTCGAGCCCTATGTGGCCAGCACTCCCACCAGCTGCCAGATGAAACGCCCCTCCTGA
- a CDS encoding DUF4123 domain-containing protein, which produces MSAGPLWPQARPARKSWPLCWSQLNSTGKPAGKPMQLYLLLDAAQNRDLLAQVPQSGAEALFAFTRASKEGKLSPWLVHLGSSAQVLKMPQQNFLDAVLDVVQASPCASLLASECEMPVLLAHLRLAMDPRLPGGHSSYLAFWDPVVLAALLGQSDPDTQSGIDPVLQPAQCRALLGPVARWWCWSRSGRLHEYAVADFAGPAAPLPLQLGTAQVDALVKGNVPDLLIYYLNLNQTHLRDRLPPLAMHWFTRQQLVFARRQGLSGTRDLLNYLCLALMAGARFDQLPGVKELLAGVKAGRLSFDQLMREIGPLLDGRELPEPQVLSSSSGLPLTESQLPP; this is translated from the coding sequence ATGAGCGCCGGGCCGCTCTGGCCGCAAGCAAGACCTGCACGCAAGAGCTGGCCTCTGTGCTGGTCGCAGCTCAATTCGACCGGCAAGCCAGCAGGCAAGCCCATGCAGCTGTATCTGTTGCTGGATGCGGCACAGAACCGTGACTTGTTGGCGCAGGTGCCGCAAAGCGGTGCCGAGGCCTTGTTTGCTTTCACGCGCGCGAGCAAGGAGGGCAAGCTCAGCCCCTGGTTGGTGCACCTGGGCAGCAGTGCCCAGGTCTTGAAAATGCCGCAGCAGAACTTTCTCGATGCCGTGCTCGATGTGGTGCAGGCCAGCCCTTGTGCCAGCTTGCTGGCCAGCGAGTGCGAGATGCCGGTGCTGCTGGCCCATCTGCGCCTGGCCATGGATCCAAGACTGCCTGGAGGCCACAGCAGTTATCTGGCCTTCTGGGATCCGGTCGTGCTGGCGGCCTTGCTGGGGCAGAGTGATCCGGACACGCAATCCGGCATCGATCCCGTGCTCCAGCCCGCGCAGTGCCGGGCCTTGCTGGGGCCGGTCGCACGCTGGTGGTGCTGGAGCCGATCGGGCCGTTTGCATGAATATGCGGTGGCTGATTTTGCCGGGCCTGCGGCGCCCCTGCCGCTGCAACTCGGCACCGCTCAGGTCGATGCGCTGGTAAAGGGTAATGTGCCCGATCTGCTGATCTACTATCTCAATCTGAATCAGACCCATCTGCGCGACAGATTGCCGCCGCTGGCAATGCATTGGTTTACGCGTCAGCAACTGGTGTTTGCGCGCCGCCAGGGGCTATCGGGTACACGTGACCTGCTCAACTATCTGTGCCTGGCGTTGATGGCGGGCGCGCGCTTTGATCAGCTGCCCGGCGTGAAGGAGCTTTTGGCCGGGGTCAAGGCCGGCAGGCTGAGCTTCGACCAGCTGATGCGCGAGATAGGCCCGCTTCTGGATGGCCGGGAGTTGCCCGAGCCTCAGGTGCTGAGCAGCTCCAGCGGCCTGCCGCTGACGGAAAGCCAGCTACCACCCTAG
- a CDS encoding branched-chain amino acid ABC transporter substrate-binding protein — protein sequence MKWVMRAVALSAMAVSAGGAWAQKGEIVKVAWIDPLSGLMAAVGTNQLKTFQLLAEEFNKKNASGVKFEVVALDNKLSPQETTAALRSAMDQGVRYVTQGNGSGPALAIMDALEKHNARNKGKELLYLNYAAVDPDLTNSKCSYWHFRLDADTSMKMEALTTFMKDDAEVKKVYLINQNYGHGQQVSKFAKDLLKRKRPDVQIVGDDFSPLAQVRDFAPYVAKIKQSGADTVITGNWGADLSLLLKAANDAGLNNVKFYTYYAFGAGAPTAMGAASDGKVYTVTYGHYNMGAPIQASMDSFKKKFNDDLTQSSIYHVFALLDAAFVKTGSTDPVKVAAALEGMKLRSFNGDVEMRKSDHQLQQGLYISKWQKAGGKFPYDAENTGYTFAPVKYYEPYVASTPTSCQMKRPS from the coding sequence ATGAAATGGGTTATGCGCGCGGTGGCCCTGTCGGCTATGGCAGTAAGTGCAGGTGGTGCCTGGGCTCAGAAGGGTGAAATCGTCAAGGTCGCCTGGATTGATCCCCTGTCGGGTCTGATGGCTGCCGTGGGAACGAATCAGCTCAAGACTTTTCAGTTGCTGGCGGAAGAGTTCAACAAGAAAAACGCCTCGGGCGTGAAGTTCGAGGTCGTGGCGCTGGACAACAAGCTCAGCCCGCAGGAGACCACGGCTGCGCTGCGCTCGGCCATGGATCAGGGTGTGCGCTATGTGACGCAGGGCAATGGCTCGGGCCCGGCGCTGGCCATCATGGATGCACTGGAAAAGCACAATGCGCGCAACAAGGGCAAGGAGCTGCTCTATCTCAACTACGCGGCCGTGGATCCCGACCTGACCAACAGCAAGTGCAGCTACTGGCATTTCCGACTCGATGCCGATACCTCCATGAAGATGGAGGCGCTGACCACCTTCATGAAGGACGATGCCGAGGTCAAGAAGGTCTATCTGATCAACCAGAACTACGGGCATGGTCAGCAGGTGTCCAAGTTCGCCAAGGACTTGCTCAAGAGAAAGCGTCCCGATGTGCAGATCGTGGGCGATGACTTTTCTCCGCTGGCCCAGGTACGCGACTTCGCGCCCTATGTGGCCAAGATCAAGCAGTCGGGTGCTGATACGGTGATCACCGGCAACTGGGGCGCAGATCTGTCACTGCTGCTCAAGGCGGCCAACGACGCGGGCCTGAACAACGTCAAGTTCTATACCTATTACGCGTTTGGCGCCGGCGCTCCCACGGCCATGGGTGCTGCCTCCGATGGCAAGGTCTATACCGTGACCTACGGGCACTACAACATGGGCGCGCCGATTCAGGCCAGCATGGACAGCTTCAAGAAGAAGTTCAACGACGACCTGACGCAAAGCTCGATCTACCATGTCTTCGCCTTGCTGGATGCGGCCTTTGTCAAGACGGGCTCCACCGACCCGGTCAAGGTGGCGGCGGCTCTCGAGGGCATGAAGCTCAGGAGCTTCAATGGCGATGTCGAAATGCGCAAGAGCGACCACCAGCTGCAGCAGGGCCTGTATATCTCGAAGTGGCAGAAGGCGGGCGGCAAGTTCCCCTATGACGCGGAAAACACCGGCTACACCTTCGCCCCCGTGAAGTACTACGAGCCCTATGTGGCCAGCACGCCCACCAGTTGCCAGATGAAGCGTCCGTCCTGA